From Verrucomicrobia bacterium S94, the proteins below share one genomic window:
- a CDS encoding beta-ketoacyl-ACP synthase 3, with protein sequence MKMNTPSVEQLLELYRPMVASRYTDQLQSAAAQRGEVFFYIPSSGHEAAAALAPHMIESDWLHLHYRDRALAYARGVSYETVFYGLFSKEESNSAGRRMPAFPCDPTLNIMSTPTLVGSNVLQAVGAATMLKNEPDNPFVVVSVGDGATQQGDFYEAVAEAVRANLPVLFLIEDNRFALSTPTKGNTFYSLPDGEADSFLGLPIQRVDGSDTIATFNTFGQAVSEIRETREPRIVVMNVERLESHTNADDQSVYRTEAELKAALENADPCAKLRDYLLANGIDAAAIKAIEDDVKIQVDAAFQTARGGTAPKADLTAKKPLPEPRQEYRGTEDNRTLSMLEAMREALKHRLSNDRKTTLLGQDIEDPKGDVFGLTRGLSRTFPEQVSNAALAENTILGVSTGQALAGGKPVAFMQFADFMPVAYNHILSEIGAMYWRTNGQWEAPVLIMSISGGYRPGLGPYHAQTMESICAHIPGVDVFMPSTAADAAGLLNAIAESGRPSVFLFPKSLINDRSNTTSADIDKHYVPIGKARVTRVGQDITLVSWGGSMPVVERTAEALKEVGINAEVIDLRTIFPWDEETVLSSARKTGKLVVVHEDNKTSGMGAEVAAEIAEKAGAEVQVARITRPDTYIPYDFSCQIEVLPSFKRTLEKCCEMLDIDIHWNKPVEDEAGIITVKAIGSSPSDETITVADLLVAEGEEIKEGDLIASVEADKASMDISAPVSGKISEVLVEEGDTLTVGTPMLRIASDEAAQLKPITKEDPGTPVMERRRSSGGPKVAPIAPAIEQKPIYISNITKVFGSRHITNEELLQGRHEWDSDAIRKRTGIEERYWIDGDEDVLSLAVNATRQLLEKENLTISDIGAIICSTGTPKTMTPSLACQVLHALSPAKGEVLMQAHDVNAACSGYMYALQSAFDFLTNAPDKKVIVITAETLSPMVNMDDQKTMALFGDAATASLVSCERRPGNIEVKLNRPFLSATGVDQKVLYVPNMGSGEVIEMEGLTVFKLAVRKMIDVLDSACQERGIPLEALDKVVPHQANERIIEAIRKTIKFPPEKMFNHIRKYGNTSSNTIPIALCELVPTLEKGAKIGATAFGGGFTFGAAVVEKV encoded by the coding sequence ATGAAAATGAACACACCTTCAGTCGAACAACTGCTCGAACTTTATCGCCCGATGGTGGCCTCGCGCTACACGGACCAGCTTCAATCCGCCGCGGCTCAGCGGGGCGAAGTCTTTTTTTACATCCCCTCCTCCGGTCACGAGGCCGCCGCCGCGCTGGCACCGCATATGATCGAAAGCGACTGGCTGCATCTCCATTACCGTGATCGTGCACTGGCCTACGCCCGGGGAGTTTCCTACGAAACCGTCTTTTACGGCCTCTTCTCGAAAGAGGAATCCAACTCTGCCGGACGCCGTATGCCCGCCTTCCCGTGTGATCCGACCCTCAACATTATGAGCACCCCGACCCTCGTCGGCAGCAATGTGCTCCAGGCCGTGGGCGCAGCAACAATGCTTAAAAATGAGCCGGACAATCCCTTCGTGGTGGTTTCCGTCGGCGACGGCGCCACCCAGCAGGGCGATTTCTATGAAGCCGTGGCCGAAGCCGTTCGCGCCAATCTGCCGGTCCTCTTCCTGATTGAAGACAACCGCTTTGCCCTCTCCACACCGACCAAAGGAAACACGTTTTATTCTCTGCCGGACGGCGAAGCCGATTCCTTCCTCGGCCTTCCGATCCAGCGGGTCGACGGCTCCGACACGATTGCCACCTTCAACACATTCGGCCAAGCGGTTTCCGAAATCCGGGAAACCCGCGAACCCCGGATCGTCGTCATGAATGTTGAGCGCCTCGAAAGCCACACCAATGCCGACGACCAGTCCGTTTACCGTACCGAGGCCGAACTGAAAGCTGCGCTGGAAAATGCCGACCCCTGCGCCAAGCTCCGCGATTACCTGCTGGCCAACGGCATCGATGCCGCTGCCATCAAAGCCATCGAAGATGATGTAAAAATCCAGGTGGATGCCGCCTTCCAGACGGCACGCGGCGGAACGGCACCGAAAGCCGATCTTACTGCCAAAAAACCGCTTCCGGAACCGCGACAGGAATATCGTGGAACCGAAGACAACCGAACACTCAGCATGCTCGAAGCCATGCGCGAGGCGCTGAAACACCGGCTTTCCAACGATCGGAAAACCACCCTGCTCGGTCAGGATATCGAAGACCCCAAAGGCGATGTTTTCGGCTTGACCCGGGGTCTTTCCCGGACATTCCCGGAACAGGTCAGCAACGCAGCACTGGCGGAAAACACCATTCTCGGTGTCTCCACCGGTCAGGCCCTCGCCGGCGGAAAACCGGTGGCCTTCATGCAGTTTGCCGACTTTATGCCGGTGGCGTATAACCACATTCTTTCTGAAATCGGAGCCATGTACTGGCGTACTAATGGTCAATGGGAAGCTCCGGTTCTGATCATGTCCATTTCCGGCGGCTACCGGCCAGGGCTCGGGCCGTATCATGCCCAGACCATGGAATCGATCTGTGCACATATTCCCGGTGTTGACGTCTTTATGCCGTCCACCGCCGCGGATGCCGCCGGGTTGCTGAATGCCATAGCCGAATCCGGCCGGCCGTCGGTTTTTCTCTTCCCGAAAAGCCTGATCAACGACCGCTCCAATACCACCTCGGCCGACATCGATAAACACTATGTCCCGATTGGAAAGGCCCGCGTTACCCGCGTTGGCCAGGATATCACGCTCGTCAGCTGGGGCGGCTCCATGCCGGTGGTTGAACGCACCGCCGAAGCTCTGAAGGAAGTCGGAATCAATGCCGAAGTGATCGATTTGCGCACCATCTTCCCGTGGGATGAAGAAACCGTGCTCTCTTCGGCCCGAAAGACCGGAAAACTTGTTGTCGTCCACGAAGACAATAAAACCTCGGGCATGGGCGCGGAAGTCGCCGCCGAAATTGCGGAAAAAGCCGGTGCCGAAGTACAGGTGGCCCGCATCACCCGTCCGGACACCTATATTCCCTACGATTTCTCCTGCCAGATCGAGGTACTGCCGTCATTCAAACGTACGCTCGAAAAATGCTGCGAGATGCTCGACATCGATATTCACTGGAATAAACCCGTTGAAGACGAAGCCGGCATCATCACCGTTAAAGCCATCGGGTCAAGCCCCTCTGATGAAACCATCACCGTCGCCGACCTGCTGGTCGCTGAAGGAGAGGAAATCAAAGAAGGCGACCTGATTGCCTCCGTCGAAGCCGATAAAGCCTCCATGGATATCTCTGCACCGGTTTCCGGAAAAATATCAGAAGTGCTGGTTGAAGAAGGAGATACCCTGACGGTTGGAACGCCGATGCTGCGCATCGCGTCGGATGAAGCCGCCCAGCTCAAACCGATCACGAAAGAAGATCCCGGCACACCGGTTATGGAGCGGAGGCGCAGTTCGGGCGGGCCTAAGGTCGCCCCCATAGCCCCGGCCATTGAACAGAAACCGATCTATATTTCCAACATCACCAAAGTATTCGGTTCCCGCCATATTACCAACGAGGAACTGCTGCAGGGCCGCCACGAATGGGATTCCGATGCCATTCGGAAACGGACCGGCATTGAAGAACGCTACTGGATCGACGGCGACGAAGATGTGCTCAGCCTAGCGGTGAATGCCACCCGCCAGCTGCTGGAAAAGGAAAACCTCACGATTTCTGATATCGGAGCCATTATCTGCTCCACCGGAACCCCGAAAACCATGACACCTTCACTGGCCTGTCAGGTGCTGCATGCACTCAGCCCGGCTAAAGGCGAAGTGCTGATGCAGGCGCACGATGTGAATGCCGCCTGCTCGGGCTATATGTATGCCCTGCAGTCAGCCTTCGATTTCCTGACCAATGCGCCGGATAAAAAGGTGATCGTCATCACCGCCGAAACGCTTTCGCCGATGGTCAACATGGATGATCAGAAAACCATGGCCCTGTTCGGCGATGCCGCGACAGCTTCGCTGGTGAGCTGCGAACGCCGACCGGGCAATATTGAAGTAAAACTGAACCGTCCGTTCCTCTCCGCTACCGGTGTCGATCAGAAAGTGCTTTATGTTCCGAACATGGGCAGCGGCGAAGTCATTGAAATGGAAGGGCTCACCGTCTTCAAGCTGGCGGTCCGTAAAATGATCGATGTGCTCGACAGTGCCTGTCAGGAACGTGGCATTCCGCTGGAGGCCCTCGACAAGGTGGTGCCGCATCAGGCCAACGAACGCATTATCGAAGCCATTCGGAAAACCATCAAATTCCCGCCGGAAAAAATGTTCAACCATATCCGCAAATATGGAAACACCTCTTCGAACACAATTCCGATTGCCCTCTGCGAACTGGTTCCGACCCTTGAAAAAGGAGCCAAGATCGGTGCGACCGCCTTCGGCGGCGGTTTCACCTTTGGTGCGGCTGTGGTGGAAAAAGTCTGA